The following DNA comes from Dehalococcoidia bacterium.
GGCGGGCGGCTCCGCCTGGGCGTGGCGGTGGGCTGGAACCCGGTGGAGTACGAGGCGCTGGGCGAGACCTGGGAGAACCGCGGCCGGCGGATCGTCGAGCAGATCGCCGTAATGCGAGCGCTGTGGACGCAGGAAGTGGTGGACTTCCACGGCCGCTGGCACCACATCACGAAGGCCGGCATCCTGCCGCTGCCCGTGCAGCGCCCGATCCCGGTGTGGATGGGCGGCATGTCGGAGCCGGTGCTGAAGCGCGTGGCGCGCCTTGCCGACGGCTGGTTCCCGCAGTTCCGCCCCGGCGACGCTGCCCGCCAGACGCTGGAGCGGCTGCGGGAGATGATCCTGGCAGCGGGACGCAAGCCCGAGGACGTGGGGATCGAGGGCCGGCTCGGTGTGGCCAACGCGACCCCCGACGACTGGGCGAAGGGCGTCGAGGCCTGGCGGGAGCTGGGCGCGACGCACCTCAGCGTCAACACCATGGCGGCGGGCTTCGCCTCCCCGCGGGAGCACATCGAGGCGCTGCGGCGGTTCCGGGAGGCGGTGGGGTAGCCGCAGCGTCGTCCCGGGCGTTTCAGGCACTGCGATCCGCGCTGGTCCGAGGCCAATTCCGCTAAGCTGTGGCCACCTTCCCGGCAGGAGCGTGCATGGCCACCGTCAACACAGCCCTCGGCCCTATCGATTCGGAGCGCCTCGGGTTCACGCTGAGCCACGAGCATGTGATGAACCTGACGATGATGCGCTACCTCCCCTTCCTCTTCGACCGCGAGGACAGCCTGCGGCGCGCCACGCGCCTCCTGACGCTGGCGAAGCAGGGCGGCGTCGACAGCCTCATCGACCTGACGACGCCGGACCTGGGCCGGGAGGTGGAGTTCATCCGCGCCGCCTCGGAGGCAAGCGGCATGAACGTCGTCGTGGCGACGGGCTGGTGGCGGGTCATCCCATCGCTCTTCTGGGCGCGCGACCCGGACTGGATCGCGCGCTTCATGTTCCAGGAGGTCGAGCATGGCATCGACGGCACCGGCATCAAGCCCGGCGTGATCAAGCTGGCGCAGGACGTCGAGCACCTCGACGAGCGCGGCCGCCTGATCGACCGGGCCGAGCGCCTGGTGCGCGCCGCCGCGCGCGTCTGCCGCGAGACGGGCGTGCCGATCAGCACCCACCACTGGGCGCCGCGCGAGGTGGGGCGGCTGCAGGTCGAGATCTTCCTCGAGGAGAAGGTGCCGATGCACCTGGTATGCATCGGTCACAGCGCCGACACGACGGACGACCGCTACCTGGAGGACCTCCTGAGCAGCGGCTGCTACCTCTCGATGGACCGCTATCCCGGCGGCGGCGAGCGGCCCGACTGGAGGGCGCGCAACGCGACCGTGAAGCGCCTGGTGGAGCGCGGCTGGGCGCCGCGCCTGATGCTGGGGCACGACTACCCGCCGCCGCCATCGTACGCGGGCGAGCCGTCGCCGCAGGACCCGGAGCCGGTGCGCTACCTCTTCGTGAAGGACGTGGCGGTGCCGGCCCTGCTCGAGGACGGGGTGACGGAGGAGCAGGTGCGCCTCATGACGCACGAGGTCCCGCGGCGCTTCCTCACGGGCGAGAAGCCGCTGCCGCGAGAGGCCAGGGCGTAGGCGTCTGCAACCGGCGCCCTCGCGGCGGGGAGGGTCACGGCCGCCTGCTTCTGGCCGAATCGCTGGCTACCTGCCGGGCATGAGGACGAGGCCGCGGACCGCTGGCCTAACCCGATCTGCGGCAGTGCCTCCCAGTCGCCGGGGACGACCGCAGTCCAGTCTCGCGTGGAGGCGCCGCGCAGACCGGTCACGCGCGAATTGATGTGCTTCGTGCTCACCCCGAGAGCCGGGGAAGCTGCGGATGCTGTAGCAGCGCGCTGCGGTACGATACGCGCGTCCCGCAGGAGGCGCCAGTGCCCGAATACGTCCTCATCGAACGCTACGGGAAGCGCGCCGAGCTGGTCCTCAACCGGCCGGAGAAGCGCAATGCGCTCATCGTCCCGATGATGGACGAGATGCGTGAGGCCATAGAGGCCTTCGCGTCCGACGATGAGGTGTCTGTGGTCCTCATCCGCGGCGCGGGCGGCACCTTCTGCGCCGGCATGGACCTCGAGGCCCGCCGCGCCGACCCGCCGCCGCCCTGGCTCTCACGCAGCCAGGAGGCCTGGGCCGACTTCCACGCCGCCGTCTGGAACTGCGGCAAGCCCGTCGTCGGCGCCGTGGAGCGAGCGGCCATCGCTGGCGGCACGTCGCTCTGCTTCGCCTGCGACTTCATCATCGCCGGCGAGACGGCCCGCATCGGCGCAACGGAGGCGCGGCTCGGCATGGCGAACGCGCCGATGAACCTTGCCTGGCTCATAGCGCGCTGGGGCTACAACGCTGCCGTCCAGATCACGCAGTCGGCGAAGCTCTACAGCGGCCGCGAGCTGAAGGACATGGGCCTCGCCTTCGATTGCGTCCCGGACGACCAGGTCCTCGACCGCGCTCGCGCCCTCGCCGACGAGCTGGCCCAGAATCCCGTGGCGGCGATGGTGGCCATGAAGCGCCACGCCCAGCGCGCCCTGGGCATCGACTTCCCCGCGCTCCTGAAGCGCCTCCAGGGCCGGGCCTGAGGCGGAGCGCAGAGGAGAGAGAGCAGAGGGCACAGAGCAGAGAGGTCAGAGGGCGGAAGGACGCGGCGGCCCGGGGCAGGCCCGTGACGCCCGCATCGTGCACTCCGCGACTCCGCACGCCGTCCCGCACTACACTCTCCGCGTGCCCCTCATCACGTCCCGGGCCAACGAACGCATCAAGGCCATTCGCGCCCTGCGTAACAAGCGCGAGCGGGAGCGCGCGGGCGTGTTCTTCGCCGAGAGCGCGCGCCTGGTCGCCGCGGCGGTGGGCGCCGGGGCGTCGATCGAAGCCGTCCTCGTCGTGCCTGAACGCCTGCGCGACCAATCCGAGCGCGACGTCATTGCCGCGGCCAGGCGTGCCGGGGCGGAGATCGTCGAGGTGTCGGCCGAGGTCTACGACAGCGTCTCCTTCCGCGGCGACCCGGATAGCATGGGCGCGGTCATCCACCAGCGACGGGACACGCTGCCGGCGCGGCCGGCCGGGGAGCTGTCCTGGGTGGCGGTGCACGAAGTGCAGCATCCCGGCAATCTCGGCACGTTGATCCGGACCTCGGACGCGGCTGGCGGCGCCGGCGTCATCCTCACGGGCGCCTCGACCGACCCCTATCATCCGGTCGCGGTGCGGGGCAGCCTCGGCGCCCTCTTCAGTCAGCGCGTGGTCCAGACCACGCTATCGGAGTTCGCCGCCTGGGTACGGGCCTACGGCGCCCGTGTAATCGGCACCTCGCCTTCGGGCGACCTCGACTACCGCGAAGCTGACTACAGGCCGCCCGTCGTCGTCTTCTCCGCCGGCGAACGCGCCGGCCTCTCGCCGGAGCAGGCCGCGCTGTGCGAGCAGGTGGTCCGCATCCCGATGCTCGGGGCCGTCGACTCGCTCAACCTCTCGGTGGCCACGGCTCTCGTGCTGTACGAGGTCGCGCGGGCAAACGGCCGCTGAAACGCTGCCGCGCTCGCCGGTTGTAGATGCCTCCCTATCGAAGAAGGCCGGAATCTTTGCGATCTCGCAATGCCATTCCGCCGCGGTCAGGAGCAAAATGTGGCCGGCCTATCCTCCCTCCGGTGACTCTTCAGGCGGCTGAAAATGCTTGTCCTCTACCTCCTCTCCGGGGAGCGTCGCGAGGTCCCAAGGGCGACCTCTGCCTCGATCGTGGGAGACCGCCTCGTGTGCCTGAGCAAGAACGGCAAGCCCGTGGCCCTGTTCGCTGCCTCCGAGGTCTATCTGGCCTCGAAGACGGCGATACCGACGATCCCTGACTGACCCGTAACGCGACCTTAACCCGCGGTGCCCGGCGAGCAATCGCCGTGCCGCTTCCGCGCGCCTATCGTGCTGGGGAGGGAGGTGACGAGATGGCAAGAGGGCGTGAAACGATCCGGGCAAACCCGGGCGACAAACGCTACGTCCGCCGCGACGCGCGCGGCCGGTTCACGTCGAGTCAGGACGACGTCTCGCGCTCGCTCGCCCGCGACCCGCGACAGCGAGCGAAGACGCAGTCCAGGCGCGGGCAGGGCGACCGCGGTGACCGGCGATAGACGCGCGATAGGGGCGAGAGAGCCGATGAGCGCCGCGCCGGTGCTATATTGTGCGGACTAATGGTGAAAGGAGGTCCCCAGGGGGCAGAGGGACAGACACGAGGCGCCAGGTCCTTCTCTCGAAGGATGACGAGGAAGAGGCTCATCGAAAGACTCGGCGGATAGCCTCTCGGCGGCACAGTCGTTACGTCCGGGACAAAACGAGGTGCGCGAGCCCTCGACAAAGCCGCGGACGGTGTGCACCCGAAGCAGCATCGGGTTCCCTCCCCAGCCCCGAACGAACCAGAGTCAGCAGAGAATTCCCACCATTCTGGACGGCCGGCCGCCGCTCCGCGTGGCGTTGCCCGGCACAGCCCTGGAGGAACCCCCTATGTGTGGAATCATGGGGTACGCCGGCCGAGAGCCGGCTGCCCCGATCGTCCTCGATGGCCTCTCGCGACTCGAGTACCGCGGCTACGATAGCGCCGGCCTCGCCGTCCTGACCGACGACGGTGAGCTGACGATAAAGAAGGGCGCGGGCAAGCTGGCGCGCCTCAAGGAGTGCATCGGCGACCAGATCCCGGCGGGCACCACCGGCATCGGGCACACGCGCTGGGCCACTCACGGCAAGGCCACGGAGACGAACGCCCACCCCCACACCGACTCCAAAGGCGACGTCACGGTCATCCACAACGGCATCGTCGAGAACTACCTGGAGCTGCGTAAGGAACTGGTCGCGGCCGGCCACCACTTCCGTTCGGAGACGGACACGGAGGTCATTCCCCATCTCATCGAGGAAGAGGTGAAGAAGGGCCACGACCTTACGGCCGCGGTCTGCCACGCGATCGCCCGGATACACGGCGCCGCCGCGATCGTCGCGATGCGGCGAGCGGAGCCGGGCGTGCTCGTCGCCGCGCGCGTCGCCAACGCCGGCGGGGTGGTCATCGGCTATGGCGAGGACGCCATCTACGTGGCCAGCGACCTGCCCGCCCTCATCCCTTACGCGCGAAAGGTCGTCTTCCTCGCCGATGGCGAGGTCGCCCGCGTCACGAAGGACGGCGCCACTTACCTCGGCGCCGATGGCAAGCCGGTCCAGAAGACGCCGCAGGCCATGCCCGAGGGGCCGCTCGCCGCCGGCAAGGGCCTGTACAAGCACTTCATGGCGAAGGAGATCGCCGAGCAGCCGGAGAGCGTCCTCAACACTATGAGTGGCGTCTTTACCATAGACCCTCCTGAAGTCGAACTGCCCGATGCGCCCATGACCGACGAAGAGGTCGCGGCTATCAAGCGCGTCGTCCTGGTGGGCATGGGCACCAGCTTTCACGCTGCCCTGATTGGCCGCACCTACCTGGAGCGTCTCGCCGGCATCGCGGCCGAGGCGGACAACGCTTCCGAGTACCGCTACCGTGAGCCGCTCATCGACTCCTCCGTGCTCGTGGTCGCGGTACTCCAATCGGGGGAGACGGTGGATACTCTGGCCGCGATGCACGAGGCCAGGGAGCGGGGCGCGAGGGTGATCGCCGTCTGCAACACGCCCGGCTCCCAGGCGACGCGCGTCGCCCATGGCACCGTTTTCACCCGTTGCGGCCCGGAGATCGCCGTCGCCTCGACCAAGACCTTCGTCGGTTCACTGGCGGCGCTGTACCTGCTTGCCTGTCACCTCGGCGCGCGCCGCGGCGTGCTCACGCCGGCCGAGCTCGCCTCGCGCCTCGGCGAGCTGGCGCGCATGCCGCAGCTCATCGGCCGCGCGATCCGCACGGAGGCCGCCTGCGAGCGCATCGCGAACCGCTTTCGCGCCGCCCAGCACTTCCTCTTTCTCGGCCGCGGCATGCAGTTCCCGGTAGCGATGGAGGGGGCGCTGAAGCTGAAGGAAGTCAGCTACATCCATGCCGAGGGCTACGCTGCGGGGGAGATGAAGCACGGCCCCATCGCCCTGATCGACGAGGCCATGCCGGTGGTTGCCCTGGTGCCAAAGGACACCCACTACGCCAAGATGCTGAACAACGTCGAGGAGGTGCGCGCCCGCGATGGGCTGGTGATCGCCATCGCGACCGAAGGCGATGAGGTTGCGGCTTCGAAGGCGCACGAGGTGGTCTACGTACCCGAGGCCCCGGCGCTGCTCGCGCCGATGGTGACCGTAGTGCCGCTGCAGTACCTCGCGTACCACATCGCCCTGCGGCGAGGGGCGGACATCGACCAGCCGCGAAACCTGGCGAAGACGGTGACGGTCGAGTAAGCGGGTAGGGAGCGGCCGCGCGCGTCCGTCGAGAAAAGGACAAGGATGAGCGCGTTGCCCTCGCGAAAAGTGGAGCGGCGCCTGCGGAGCGAATAAGAGCCGGCGGGGCAAAGTGACCCTTAATCGCTGCGGCGCCGCCGGTGGTCATGTTAGCGAGAAAAAGCGCAGTTGCCTACCCCTTTTGGCATTAAACTTTGAGGTTCCTTACAGGAGCAGGGCAACGGCGCGCGCCACGGCCATCGTCCCGAAGACGGCGAAGAGGGCCGCCGCCGCGTAAGCCAGCAGCCGCATGGGTAGCCGCTTGCCGGCCACCACGCCGGCGGCGATCGCCAGGGCGTCCGCGGCCACCATGCCCGCGGTCGACCCCAGCCACACGCCGGCAAAGGAGTCCGGTTCGCGCGCGCCCAGCGTCACCGTCGCGAGCTGGGTCTTGTCCCCGAGCTCGGCGAGAAAGAAGGCGGCGGCGACGACTGCGAAGCTTCCGAGGAGCGATACCTGACGCGCCTCGCCCATGTCGTCGAGCCGGTCGCCGCGGATGCCCCAGAGCGCGAAGCCGAAGAAGGATGCGCCTGCAACCAGCAGCACGAGCGGTTCAGGCAGGAGGTCCGCCGCCGTGTTGCCGAGGATGGTCGAGCCCAGGTGCACGACGAGCGTCGCCGCTGCCACGCCGAGGAGGACCATGAGCCAGTGGTACCTGGTGGCGAACCACAGCGCCACGAGCTGCGACTTGTCGCCCAACTCGGCCAGGAAGATCAGGAGGAAAGAAACGAACAACGCCGACATCGAACTCCTCGCTCGTGCCGGCGTTCCTGGGGTCGGCCGGCACAGTGAAGTGCACGGCCGAAAGTCTCGTCTGCTCCTGCCCGGAGCCGCGCCACCGCCCTTCAGTGAAGGGAGCGTGTCGATGGACGCGCGGGAGACTACTCCCCTTCGACTGCTATCAGCCTACCAGGCCGAAGGCTGTCCGAGCCAGTGCCGTTCGGCCTCTTGGGAGCGAGGCCGCTGGTGTCCTAACCGCCAGGCCGCGTGCCGTCGGCGCGCGTGTCGGCGCTGGTGGCGTGGGGCACGCGCGTCGCCGGGATGACGCCCATCCGGCCCGCCTGGTAGTCCTGGATAGCCTGGATGATCTCCTCGCGCGTGTTCATCACGAAGGGCCCGTAGCGCGCCACCGGCTCCCGGATGGGCAGGCCGCCGAGGAGCAGCACCTCGAGCCCCCGCTGGGAACGCGAGGACTGCCGCGGCGCAGCGCGGAGCGTGATGGCCTCGCCGGCGCCGTAGACGGCGAGTTGCCCCTCCTCCAGGGGGCGGTCCTCGTGTCCGGCGAAGCCCTGGCCGGCCAACACGTAGGCAAGGGCGTTGAAGTCCCGGGGCCAGACCAGCGACAGCCGCGAGCCCGGCGCAACCGTTGCGTGGAGGTAGGTGATCGGCGTGAACGTGCGGCCCGGGCCCCGGTGGCCCGCCAGCTCGCCGGCGATGATCCGGATGAGGGACGCACCGTCGTCGCTCGACAGGAGCTTTACCTGGTCCGCCTCGATGTCCTGGTAGCGGGGCGGCAAGAACTTGTGCGCCGCAGGCAGGTTCACCCAGAGCTGCGTGCCGTGGAAGAGGCCTCCCTTGACCACGAGGGCCTCGGGCGGCTTCTCGATGTGCTGGATGCCGGCGCCGGCCGTCATCCACTGGGTGGCGCCGTCGGTGATGAGGCCGCCGCCGCCGGTCGTGTCCTGGTGCTCGAAGGCGCCATCGATCATGTAGGTCACGGTCTCGAAACCGCGGTGCGGGTGCCAGGGCGTGCCCCTGGCCTCACCCGGCGCATAGTCAACCTCGCCGATGTGGTCGAGCAGGAGGAAGGGGTCGGCCAGCGGCAGGTCGTAGTTTGGGAACGCCCGCCTGACCACGAAGCCCTCGCCCTCCAGTTGCCTCGGCGCCGTCACCACGCGCAGGACGGGACGCCAGGCCGTCCCTTTCTCGGGAAGCGGCGGGATGCGCGGCAGGGTGAGGGTATCGGCGGTTACTGCTGGCAAGGTGAATCCTCCTTACTCAAGTTTAGCAGCCTACCGCCGGGAACGTCGGAACGCCCGCCGGCTTCAGGGCTCCAGCGCGTAGCGCTCCCGCCAGCTCGCGGGGATCGGCAAGTCAAGCCCGTACAGGTAGCGGATCAGCTGGCCCTGATGGGCAGCTTCGTGCTCGACCAGGTCGAGCAGGAGCCTATTCCTCGGGTCATCGAAGGCGCCGGCCCCCTCGAGAGCGGCCCGTACGGCCTCCTCGGACCGAGCGAGCGCCTCGACCACCTGTGCGCCATCGTTCGCGTCCTCCAGCGAACAGGAGAAGCCGGACCAGCGGCCGGCTTCCAGAGCGCGGCCGTAGCTCTCGCGAGCGCCGACTACGCACCAGAGCTGGGCCCCGATGCTGTTCGACCTGAGGCCGGGCAGCTTCCGAGAGAGCGCGTCCGGCGGCAGGGCGGCGACGAAGTCCCGGTAGAGGCGGAATGAGCGCTCGAGGCTGTTGCGGGTTTCGTGGAGAAGCGCCACGGGATTTCCTTTTCCTCATATACTGCCCTCGCCGCAACTCGACGCCGGGGAGGATGCCTTGAAGGCAGCAGTGTACTACGTGACCGGGCCGCCGTCCGTGCTGCGTTACGAGGAGGTCCCGGACCCGGTCTGTCACCCTCGCGGCGTGGTAATCAAGGTGCAGGCGGTGAGCATCGAGGGCGGCGACGTCCTCAACCGGGCCGGCGGCGCCATGACCGCGAGGCCCCACATCGTCGGCTATCAGGCGGCAGGCGTGGTACGGGAAGCCGGCGCCGAAGTGACCGACCGGCGTGTGGGCCAGCGCGTCGTCGGGATCGCCCCCAATGGCTCTCACGCCGAGCTCTTCTCGCTCCCGGCAGCCTCGACCTGGGTCGTGCCCGATGGCATGGACATCGCCGTCGCGGCCTGCGTGCCCATCGCCTTCGGCACGGCCGACGACTGCCTGTTCGAGTTCGGGCGGCTGAAGGCCGGCGAGAGCGTGCTCATCCAGGCGGGCGCCGGCGGTGTTGGCCTGGCCGCCATCCAGCTCGCAAAGCGGGCCGGCGCGACGGTCTTCGCGACGGCGTCTTCAGATGAAAAGCTGGCGCGCCTCAAGGAGTTTGGGGTGGATTACGGGATCAACTACCGCGAGCGAGACTTCGTCGAAGAGGTGAAACGCCTCACTTCTGGCCGCGGCGTCGACCTCGTCGTCGACTCCGTGGGTGGAGCCGTGCTGCAGGGCAGCCTGCGTTGCCTGGCCTACAAGGGAAGAGCAATAAGCGTCGGCAGCGCGGGCCGCGACCGCCAACAGCCCGACCTGTCCCTGGTCGCCGGGCGGAACTGCTCCTACACCAGCGTCTCGTTTGGCGCGGAGCGCAACGCGGACCCGGAGCGGGTCATGCCGATGGTGCAGAAGCACCTCGAGGACGTGAATGCCGGCCGTCTTCGCGTGGTAATTGACCGCGAGTTCCCGCTCGCCGAGGCGGCAGCAGCGCACGCGTACATAGAGTCGCGGCAGGCCTTCGGGCGCGTGGTCCTGCGGGTAACGTAAGCGAAAGGCCCGTGGCGGGCCGGCCCACGCGACATAAATTTGCGGTTGCGCGGCGGCGATGTAAGCTTGACACATGGCAAGCCGCAGGCCGCAGACCTGGGGCAACTTCCTCACCAACTGGAGGCGCGACGACCTCAGCCTCCGGCAGAAGCTATCGATGCAGGTCCGTAACTCCTGGTTGCGCCTCAAGCGCAGGTCGAACTGCTGCGGCAATCACGGCGAGCCCGGCTGCTGACGGGTGCCGGAGGACGGTCCCGGAGGGACCGCGTGAGCGAGACGTTACGAGACCATTCCGAGAGGCCCCAGCCTTGATTCGACTTCCTTATCAATCCATAAAGAAGTTAGTGGAAACCATTGCAGAAAGGAGCGGACGGGAATAGGATTAGTTTCCGGTGGTTAAACTTAGGGATCGCTAGGTAGGAAAGGAGAGACCCGTATGAAGGTGTTCGCAGGGAGCGGGCTGAGGCTGTTCGCTTCAGCAGTCGCCCTTCTCGGGCTGCTGTTCGCAGCGTGCGGGGGCGACGACAGCGGGGGAGGGGAGGCAAAGTCCGACGACCAAAAAGACATGGCGCCGGCGAGCCAGCAAGTCCTCCGCACCAGGATCACGGGCGAGCCGAAGACCATCGACCCGCACCTCACCAACTTCGCCAACGAGACCACCATCACCAAGCCGCTATTCAGCGGTCTTTTCACGTTTGACCCCGAGATGAGGGTGGTCCCGAGCGTTGCCGCCGAGATTCCTACGGCGGAGAACGGTGGGGTCTCGAAGGACGGCCTGACCTACACGATCAAGCTGCGTAAGGACGCGAAGTGGAGCGACGGCAAGCCGGTCACGGCCAAGGACTTCGAGTACAGCATGAAGCGGGCGATGGACCCGAAGCTGGCGGGGCCTTACACCTCCAACTACTTCGCCCTGAAGGGTGCGGAGGAGTACAACACGGCCCTCGGCACCAGCGCGGCGCCGAAGACCGCGACCGACGCGCAGCTGGCCCAGCTTCGCGATGCCCTGGGCGTGAAGGCAAAGGACGACTACACCATCGAGTACCAGTTGAAGGAGCCGGATGTGAGCTGGCTCCAGAAGCTGGCGATCTGGACCGCCTACCCGGTCCGCCAGGACATCGTGGAGCGGTTCGGAGACAAGTGGACCGAAGCTGGCAACATAGTCAGCAACGGCGCCTTCATGCTCAAGGAATGGGCCCACAACGAGCGTTTCGTCATGGTGCCCAACCCGTACTGGCACGGCGAGCCGAAGCCGAAGCTGCAGCAGCTCATCATCCTCATGATGGAGAACGACGCTGCTGCTTATGCCGCGTACCTCAACAATGAGCTCGACATCGTCGGCGTGCCGCCGGCGAACCGGCGCGAGGTTCAGCAGCCCACCAACCCCTTGAACAAGGAGCTCAAGCGGGGCGGCGACGGCACGACCTTCGCGCTGATGATGAACCACAAGGTCCCGCCCTTCGACAACCAGAAGGTACGCGAAGCCTTCGCCCTGGCCTTCGACCGCAAGGCCTTCGTCGAAGTCACGCAGT
Coding sequences within:
- the glmS gene encoding glutamine--fructose-6-phosphate transaminase (isomerizing), giving the protein MCGIMGYAGREPAAPIVLDGLSRLEYRGYDSAGLAVLTDDGELTIKKGAGKLARLKECIGDQIPAGTTGIGHTRWATHGKATETNAHPHTDSKGDVTVIHNGIVENYLELRKELVAAGHHFRSETDTEVIPHLIEEEVKKGHDLTAAVCHAIARIHGAAAIVAMRRAEPGVLVAARVANAGGVVIGYGEDAIYVASDLPALIPYARKVVFLADGEVARVTKDGATYLGADGKPVQKTPQAMPEGPLAAGKGLYKHFMAKEIAEQPESVLNTMSGVFTIDPPEVELPDAPMTDEEVAAIKRVVLVGMGTSFHAALIGRTYLERLAGIAAEADNASEYRYREPLIDSSVLVVAVLQSGETVDTLAAMHEARERGARVIAVCNTPGSQATRVAHGTVFTRCGPEIAVASTKTFVGSLAALYLLACHLGARRGVLTPAELASRLGELARMPQLIGRAIRTEAACERIANRFRAAQHFLFLGRGMQFPVAMEGALKLKEVSYIHAEGYAAGEMKHGPIALIDEAMPVVALVPKDTHYAKMLNNVEEVRARDGLVIAIATEGDEVAASKAHEVVYVPEAPALLAPMVTVVPLQYLAYHIALRRGADIDQPRNLAKTVTVE
- a CDS encoding peptide ABC transporter substrate-binding protein encodes the protein MKVFAGSGLRLFASAVALLGLLFAACGGDDSGGGEAKSDDQKDMAPASQQVLRTRITGEPKTIDPHLTNFANETTITKPLFSGLFTFDPEMRVVPSVAAEIPTAENGGVSKDGLTYTIKLRKDAKWSDGKPVTAKDFEYSMKRAMDPKLAGPYTSNYFALKGAEEYNTALGTSAAPKTATDAQLAQLRDALGVKAKDDYTIEYQLKEPDVSWLQKLAIWTAYPVRQDIVERFGDKWTEAGNIVSNGAFMLKEWAHNERFVMVPNPYWHGEPKPKLQQLIILMMENDAAAYAAYLNNELDIVGVPPANRREVQQPTNPLNKELKRGGDGTTFALMMNHKVPPFDNQKVREAFALAFDRKAFVEVTQSGVGFPVTTWIASNQPGHNPELGKQFSFDPVKAKAALAAAGFPDGRGLPKVTFLAVANDTNRNVIAPFVIENYKKNLGIDVEYEFVDTATYTSRYTRNQHQIAIGGWHLDWPYPDNWLPNILGCNQSNNHTQYCNPKFDELVKQAARETDDKKRLALYDQAQKLALDEVALAPIYEREYFVLVKPWVRDLVITNLDSARGDYNYHRIWIAAH
- a CDS encoding enoyl-CoA hydratase/isomerase family protein; translated protein: MPEYVLIERYGKRAELVLNRPEKRNALIVPMMDEMREAIEAFASDDEVSVVLIRGAGGTFCAGMDLEARRADPPPPWLSRSQEAWADFHAAVWNCGKPVVGAVERAAIAGGTSLCFACDFIIAGETARIGATEARLGMANAPMNLAWLIARWGYNAAVQITQSAKLYSGRELKDMGLAFDCVPDDQVLDRARALADELAQNPVAAMVAMKRHAQRALGIDFPALLKRLQGRA
- a CDS encoding zinc-binding dehydrogenase, with the protein product MKAAVYYVTGPPSVLRYEEVPDPVCHPRGVVIKVQAVSIEGGDVLNRAGGAMTARPHIVGYQAAGVVREAGAEVTDRRVGQRVVGIAPNGSHAELFSLPAASTWVVPDGMDIAVAACVPIAFGTADDCLFEFGRLKAGESVLIQAGAGGVGLAAIQLAKRAGATVFATASSDEKLARLKEFGVDYGINYRERDFVEEVKRLTSGRGVDLVVDSVGGAVLQGSLRCLAYKGRAISVGSAGRDRQQPDLSLVAGRNCSYTSVSFGAERNADPERVMPMVQKHLEDVNAGRLRVVIDREFPLAEAAAAHAYIESRQAFGRVVLRVT
- a CDS encoding LLM class F420-dependent oxidoreductase, whose product is MKIGVVFPQTEIGADPVAVRDYAQAAEDLGFTHLVAYDHVVGAHPERPDGRPWRGPYTHQSLFHEPLVLFAYLGAITRTLEFASGIIILPQRQAVLVAKQAAEVDVLTGGRLRLGVAVGWNPVEYEALGETWENRGRRIVEQIAVMRALWTQEVVDFHGRWHHITKAGILPLPVQRPIPVWMGGMSEPVLKRVARLADGWFPQFRPGDAARQTLERLREMILAAGRKPEDVGIEGRLGVANATPDDWAKGVEAWRELGATHLSVNTMAAGFASPREHIEALRRFREAVG
- a CDS encoding TMEM165/GDT1 family protein; this translates as MSALFVSFLLIFLAELGDKSQLVALWFATRYHWLMVLLGVAAATLVVHLGSTILGNTAADLLPEPLVLLVAGASFFGFALWGIRGDRLDDMGEARQVSLLGSFAVVAAAFFLAELGDKTQLATVTLGAREPDSFAGVWLGSTAGMVAADALAIAAGVVAGKRLPMRLLAYAAAALFAVFGTMAVARAVALLL
- a CDS encoding RNA methyltransferase; amino-acid sequence: MPLITSRANERIKAIRALRNKRERERAGVFFAESARLVAAAVGAGASIEAVLVVPERLRDQSERDVIAAARRAGAEIVEVSAEVYDSVSFRGDPDSMGAVIHQRRDTLPARPAGELSWVAVHEVQHPGNLGTLIRTSDAAGGAGVILTGASTDPYHPVAVRGSLGALFSQRVVQTTLSEFAAWVRAYGARVIGTSPSGDLDYREADYRPPVVVFSAGERAGLSPEQAALCEQVVRIPMLGAVDSLNLSVATALVLYEVARANGR
- a CDS encoding pirin family protein, translated to MPAVTADTLTLPRIPPLPEKGTAWRPVLRVVTAPRQLEGEGFVVRRAFPNYDLPLADPFLLLDHIGEVDYAPGEARGTPWHPHRGFETVTYMIDGAFEHQDTTGGGGLITDGATQWMTAGAGIQHIEKPPEALVVKGGLFHGTQLWVNLPAAHKFLPPRYQDIEADQVKLLSSDDGASLIRIIAGELAGHRGPGRTFTPITYLHATVAPGSRLSLVWPRDFNALAYVLAGQGFAGHEDRPLEEGQLAVYGAGEAITLRAAPRQSSRSQRGLEVLLLGGLPIREPVARYGPFVMNTREEIIQAIQDYQAGRMGVIPATRVPHATSADTRADGTRPGG